The Saprospiraceae bacterium genome includes a window with the following:
- a CDS encoding DUF4153 domain-containing protein, which yields MDFLKRTEIIKAGILEITRRFPLAMFFAVFCTVLLMIQAGRNHAETELLYQWKNVVVAYTAVLLMINLKIIQEVYLLPALRYHLLIIGSLFAIAFYWYLLPTELSDFSFPVAATIGIWILLHLTLTIIPYLNSGSNLALTKYNITLLFNWLKAALFGIILYSALSLAIVALDKLFNVTFGYQIYIRLFFLVAGIFHTFYFLSLYPDDFTLEPESEKKSVFSVLTRFAFIPVVIIYGIILYAYIIKLLMTGSELSTWVSELIIWYIIAGVLSFLFAGYFVKTEENTVYSAFRKWFFILSAPLFVLLLITVWSEIKSKGVEEESYLKALIGSWILITTFLVLILPRYRDKLIPITLMIATIIGFLSGPFSISGAPLRSQQQQLIRKLENIGLIKENTMVVDVSKYYIDSLGQIQNILYYLQSKKELDFLKKYDRNNILPLSSEELEVTTILNKLNIRYPDGMEAQKDFSFTAYNKQATEISDFEKIIPLINNYETTDAPIYGLVTPNGIRILENQDVVAEFDMITAFTAMSENKSSALNEVEMTDNGVKIKLLVQHFYGNFENGKPVISEISAILLYKKI from the coding sequence ATGGACTTTCTAAAAAGAACGGAAATTATCAAAGCGGGCATCCTTGAAATCACCAGAAGATTTCCGCTTGCAATGTTTTTTGCTGTTTTTTGTACAGTACTTCTGATGATTCAGGCAGGTAGAAATCATGCTGAAACAGAATTACTCTACCAATGGAAAAATGTTGTGGTGGCATACACAGCGGTACTTTTAATGATAAATCTCAAAATTATCCAGGAAGTATATTTATTACCCGCTCTCAGATATCATCTGTTAATTATAGGATCATTATTCGCAATTGCTTTTTACTGGTATTTATTACCCACTGAATTATCTGATTTTAGTTTTCCGGTTGCCGCAACAATCGGTATTTGGATCCTGCTGCATCTTACACTAACCATTATTCCATATTTGAATTCAGGAAGCAATCTTGCATTAACAAAATATAACATCACTTTACTTTTTAATTGGCTGAAAGCCGCACTTTTCGGAATTATTTTATATTCGGCACTCAGCCTTGCCATTGTTGCATTGGACAAACTATTTAATGTCACTTTTGGGTATCAAATCTACATCCGATTATTTTTTTTAGTTGCAGGGATATTTCACACCTTTTATTTTCTGTCATTATATCCGGATGATTTTACCCTGGAGCCTGAGTCGGAAAAGAAGTCCGTATTTAGTGTTCTGACCAGATTTGCATTCATTCCTGTAGTGATTATTTATGGCATCATACTGTACGCATACATAATTAAGCTACTAATGACCGGGAGTGAGTTGAGTACATGGGTTTCGGAGTTAATTATCTGGTATATTATCGCCGGAGTACTCAGTTTTCTTTTTGCAGGTTACTTTGTTAAGACTGAAGAAAATACGGTTTATTCAGCTTTCCGCAAATGGTTTTTTATACTTTCCGCACCATTATTTGTACTACTTTTGATAACTGTCTGGTCAGAAATAAAAAGCAAAGGTGTCGAAGAAGAAAGTTATCTGAAGGCCTTGATCGGGTCATGGATTTTAATCACCACATTTCTAGTTTTGATACTTCCCCGTTACAGGGACAAACTCATTCCAATCACGTTAATGATTGCGACAATCATCGGGTTTTTGTCAGGACCTTTTTCTATTTCTGGAGCTCCATTAAGAAGTCAGCAGCAACAATTAATTCGCAAACTGGAAAATATTGGTTTAATAAAGGAAAATACCATGGTGGTGGATGTATCCAAATATTATATTGATAGCTTAGGTCAGATTCAGAATATCCTGTATTATCTCCAAAGTAAAAAAGAGCTGGATTTTCTCAAAAAATATGATCGAAATAATATTCTTCCTTTGTCCTCAGAAGAATTGGAAGTAACAACAATTTTAAATAAACTCAACATCAGATATCCAGATGGTATGGAGGCTCAGAAAGATTTTAGTTTTACTGCCTATAACAAACAAGCGACTGAAATATCAGATTTTGAAAAAATAATACCGCTCATCAACAATTACGAAACGACAGATGCACCTATTTACGGATTGGTCACACCAAATGGAATCCGAATATTGGAAAATCAGGACGTGGTTGCTGAATTTGACATGATCACAGCGTTTACTGCCATGTCTGAGAACAAATCATCTGCTCTTAATGAGGTTGAAATGACTGACAATGGGGTCAAAATAAAGTTATTGGTACAACATTTTTACGGCAATTTTGAAAACGGCAAACCCGTCATTTCTGAGATAAGTGCTATTTTATTATACAAAAAAATATAA
- a CDS encoding sterol desaturase family protein, giving the protein MQAFIDFFENLTNGQKFAWIIICLSVFWILEGIYPLAKFSYHKWKHARVNLFLLTTTIIINALFGLATVGIFIWLNENQFGVLHMINLPLWVEMIIAIMFLDFMAQYVVHYLLHRIKFMWRFHMVHHSDTHVDVTTGTRHHPGDYLFRELFSLISILILGMPIAFYMIYRILTVLFTYFSHANFALPPALDKLISYVFISPNVHKFHHHFERPWTDTNFGNIFSLWDRIFGTFVYDDPSKIRYGLDVLNDETADNLTYQLKVPFDSNIKTDY; this is encoded by the coding sequence ATGCAGGCATTTATAGATTTTTTTGAAAACCTGACCAACGGCCAGAAATTTGCCTGGATCATCATTTGTCTTTCTGTATTCTGGATTTTGGAAGGTATTTACCCGTTGGCAAAATTCAGCTATCACAAATGGAAACATGCAAGAGTAAATTTATTTTTACTAACGACGACAATTATTATAAATGCCCTCTTTGGTTTGGCGACCGTTGGTATATTTATCTGGCTGAATGAAAATCAGTTTGGCGTGCTCCACATGATTAATCTTCCGTTGTGGGTTGAAATGATCATAGCAATCATGTTTCTTGATTTTATGGCTCAGTATGTGGTTCATTATCTCCTGCATCGCATTAAGTTTATGTGGCGATTTCATATGGTACATCATAGTGATACGCATGTCGATGTGACCACCGGTACAAGACATCATCCGGGTGACTATCTTTTCAGAGAGCTATTTTCACTCATCAGCATATTGATTTTGGGGATGCCTATCGCTTTTTATATGATTTACAGGATACTGACGGTATTATTTACTTATTTCAGTCATGCCAATTTTGCACTTCCTCCTGCGTTGGATAAATTGATCAGTTATGTTTTTATCTCTCCGAATGTGCACAAATTTCACCATCATTTTGAGAGACCCTGGACAGATACCAACTTTGGCAATATCTTTTCACTGTGGGACAGGATATTCGGCACCTTTGTATATGATGATCCTTCAAAAATCAGGTACGGTCTTGATGTACTGAATGACGAGACTGCGGACAATCTTACATATCAGTTGAAGGTTCCGTTTGACTCCAATATTAAAACGGATTATTAA
- a CDS encoding CPBP family intramembrane metalloprotease codes for MELYWYDHLLFFITAVMIPALSLMSRPLPENLPEDMILPPKKHLYYQNGLMLIIGSALVITAWNAAERPWAMLGFQLINLNTVVILSASILVIFYIADLIYSYYDNEGTEKKLEELSHILPMNMQDYKHYIFLAFAAGICEEIIFRGFLIRYLELLLGSYEYVSIVAILIPAFTFGLSHMYQGYRSVLKIVLIAVLFGIIFVWSGSLILAMIIHISIDLISGLSGVVFRKEKN; via the coding sequence GTGGAACTTTATTGGTATGATCATTTGCTCTTTTTTATCACAGCCGTGATGATACCTGCCTTATCGCTGATGTCCAGGCCCTTACCTGAAAATCTGCCGGAAGACATGATTCTCCCACCCAAAAAACACCTATACTACCAGAACGGACTCATGCTTATAATAGGTTCTGCCCTTGTCATTACAGCCTGGAATGCCGCTGAAAGACCGTGGGCGATGTTAGGTTTTCAATTAATAAACCTGAATACGGTAGTCATCTTATCAGCTTCCATTTTAGTAATATTTTATATTGCAGATCTGATTTACAGTTATTATGATAACGAAGGCACAGAAAAGAAACTGGAAGAGTTGTCGCATATCCTTCCGATGAATATGCAGGATTACAAGCATTATATCTTTCTGGCTTTTGCAGCCGGTATTTGTGAGGAAATCATCTTTCGCGGATTCCTGATCCGGTATCTGGAACTATTACTGGGATCGTATGAATATGTCTCCATAGTAGCTATATTAATTCCTGCATTCACCTTTGGATTGAGTCACATGTATCAGGGATATCGGTCTGTGCTTAAAATTGTGCTGATAGCAGTACTTTTTGGAATAATATTTGTCTGGTCAGGATCCCTGATACTGGCTATGATCATTCATATAAGTATAGATTTGATTTCCGGGTTAAGTGGTGTGGTCTTTCGGAAGGAAAAGAATTGA
- a CDS encoding PIN domain-containing protein: MDKILIDTDVILDFFFDRIPYSTHAAGILSLCEKKELNAFVTPVLISNVYYILNKTAKHEKVIQHLKLLLNIVDVAIINKESVSNSLNSEFKDFEDALQNFSAQSDKGIKVIITRNIKDYKTSKLSVMTPETYLKTFWT, translated from the coding sequence ATGGACAAAATTTTAATAGATACGGATGTCATTCTTGACTTCTTCTTTGACAGAATTCCTTATTCAACACATGCCGCCGGAATTTTGAGTTTATGTGAAAAGAAGGAACTGAATGCTTTTGTGACACCGGTATTGATAAGTAATGTGTACTACATTTTAAATAAAACAGCCAAACACGAAAAAGTGATTCAACACTTAAAGCTGCTGTTGAATATAGTGGATGTCGCGATTATAAATAAGGAGTCTGTTTCTAATTCGCTCAATTCGGAATTTAAGGACTTCGAAGATGCACTTCAAAACTTTTCAGCACAAAGCGACAAGGGTATAAAAGTAATTATCACCCGAAATATAAAAGATTACAAAACAAGCAAATTATCTGTAATGACACCTGAGACTTACTTAAAGACATTTTGGACTTGA
- a CDS encoding IS1634 family transposase gives MKIRIVKTASNAKAVQIVRYQNNRRIILHHIGSAHNEIELDELMTIANEWIKDASKQLSVFPDESPNKLLHLNHCTFIGVQYHFFYQQINTIQDKLGFVGLPALLNDLVTMRIFEPASKLRSLELMEHFFGIKHSRKSYYKIAPQCIDLKEKVETKVVDFAKEHYSFNYDIVFYDVTTLYFETFAEDELRKNGFSKDNKSQQPQILIALMVTQEGFPIAYEIFSGNTFEGHTIVPVIKDFIKRNNVESFTVVADAAMISSENIAHLIQNNINYIVGARLGNLSVKLLETIDQQIVRQDGKSIRIKTELGCLICSYSSVRYRKDLYEMNKQIEKAKQVIELPSKRRKQKFTKTNDQEAGT, from the coding sequence GTGAAAATCAGGATAGTCAAAACCGCATCAAATGCCAAAGCGGTTCAAATAGTACGGTATCAAAACAACAGGCGAATCATTTTACACCATATTGGCTCGGCTCATAACGAAATCGAACTAGATGAACTTATGACTATAGCTAATGAATGGATCAAAGACGCTTCAAAGCAGTTATCTGTTTTTCCCGATGAAAGCCCAAACAAACTACTTCATCTCAATCATTGTACATTTATCGGGGTGCAATACCATTTTTTCTACCAACAGATAAATACTATACAGGATAAATTGGGGTTTGTTGGGTTGCCGGCATTATTGAATGATTTGGTAACAATGAGGATATTTGAACCAGCATCTAAACTTCGTTCCTTAGAATTGATGGAACATTTTTTTGGCATAAAACATAGTCGTAAGAGTTATTACAAGATTGCTCCACAATGTATTGACTTAAAAGAAAAGGTAGAGACGAAAGTAGTAGATTTTGCAAAGGAGCATTATTCGTTCAATTATGATATTGTTTTTTACGATGTGACAACACTTTACTTTGAGACCTTTGCAGAAGACGAATTACGAAAGAACGGCTTTTCTAAAGACAATAAATCGCAGCAACCACAAATATTAATAGCGCTGATGGTTACCCAGGAAGGTTTTCCGATTGCTTATGAAATCTTCAGTGGCAACACGTTTGAAGGACATACGATTGTTCCTGTCATCAAAGATTTTATCAAAAGAAATAATGTGGAATCATTTACGGTAGTGGCAGATGCGGCAATGATTAGTTCAGAAAATATTGCACACTTAATCCAAAACAATATCAACTATATTGTAGGAGCACGATTGGGCAACCTTTCAGTAAAGCTGCTCGAAACTATAGACCAACAAATCGTCAGGCAAGATGGTAAAAGTATCAGAATTAAGACGGAATTAGGTTGTTTGATTTGTAGTTATTCTTCTGTGCGATACCGCAAAGATTTATATGAGATGAACAAACAAATAGAGAAAGCAAAACAGGTAATTGAATTACCATCAAAGAGAAGAAAACAAAAATTTACCAAGACCAATGACCAAGAAGCTGGAACTTAA
- a CDS encoding CPBP family intramembrane metalloprotease — MVAILIPAFTFGLSHMYQGYRSVLKIVLIAVLFGIIFVWSGSLILAMIIHISIDLISGLSGVVFRKEKN; from the coding sequence ATAGTAGCTATATTAATTCCTGCATTCACCTTTGGATTGAGTCACATGTATCAGGGATATCGGTCTGTGCTTAAAATTGTGCTGATAGCAGTACTTTTTGGAATAATATTTGTCTGGTCAGGATCCCTGATACTGGCTATGATCATTCATATAAGTATAGATTTGATTTCCGGGTTAAGTGGTGTGGTCTTTCGGAAGGAAAAGAATTGA
- a CDS encoding PIN domain-containing protein, producing MDKILIDTDVILDFFFDRIPFSTHAAGILSLCEKKELKAFVTPVLISNVYYILNKTAKREKVIQHLKLLFNIVDVAIINKESVSNALNSEFKDFEDALQNFSAQSDKGIKVIITRNIKDYKTSKLSVMTPETYLKTFWT from the coding sequence ATGGACAAAATTTTAATAGACACGGATGTCATTCTTGACTTCTTCTTTGACAGAATTCCTTTTTCAACACATGCCGCCGGAATTTTGAGTTTATGTGAAAAGAAAGAACTGAAAGCTTTTGTGACACCGGTATTGATAAGTAATGTGTACTATATTTTAAATAAAACAGCAAAACGCGAAAAAGTTATTCAACACTTAAAGCTTCTGTTTAACATAGTGGATGTCGCGATTATAAATAAGGAGTCTGTTTCTAATGCGCTCAATTCGGAATTTAAGGACTTCGAAGATGCACTTCAAAACTTTTCAGCACAAAGCGACAAGGGTATAAAAGTAATTATCACTCGAAATATAAAAGATTACAAAACAAGCAAATTATCTGTAATGACACCTGAGACTTACTTAAAGACATTTTGGACTTGA